The Mobula birostris isolate sMobBir1 chromosome 7, sMobBir1.hap1, whole genome shotgun sequence region ACAAGAACTGTTacgatgagaaacagcttcttcccacgggccgtaagactactgaacttccTGCCAAAATGTATGAATCTCATTATATGGtttcatcatgtatgaagcaccagtagcattatactgttaaGTTTTTAACTTGTATCATACATGCACctcattatttattaatttaagtaatttatattactttatgtgtttgAGTTATATCTACTATGTTGTGCACTttgctccagagaaacattgtttcatttggcagtatacacaTACACagttcaatgacaataaactgaacttgaacttgaaattaaaactaaataagaCACTGAAACATTATGGAATTAAATAAAGCATATTTACAGAAACTGAACATTTAATTAAAAAGATAGGAGCCAAATTTCAGTGCAAGTCCAAACAAACTGAAGTTATTTTGCATTAGAAAACAAGTTCAGTATTTTTTCAAAATCAGGAAGTACAACTCAGGAATCCAGTGTGATATTGCAATTATTGGGTAGCAGTTTCCCAAATGTATAGCTATTTATAAAAGGGAAGCAAAGTTTGATAAATAATATTTTAGATAAGTGAGTCAGAAACACCATGAGAGTCATATAATTCACAATGCTAATTCTCACTGACTGAGAAAATGGTGAATGCTGAACATGATATGTAATTTTTCTCTACACATAAATTAAGCTGCTCTGAACAAGTGCCTTCAAAAGACTCATTGTGTCATGTGTCCATTCTCACTTAAAAAATTTTCATCACGCTCCTTTCTCCACTTTTAAAACTAGCTGCTAAAAGTTTTCTCACTCTGAGTGCTAGTTTCAAAGAGTCTGGGTGGTAATAATCATATTTCATTGTTGCATAGAAATTTAATCTCTTTAAATAAAAGGAGAAAGATAGGGGTCATGTTAGTGTGGGTGAGGttactgattttttttgttcCATTGTAAGACATTGGGGCAAGAAATAGTTTCTGTATTGTGTACACTAAACATGAGGTAGTAATATGCCAGTTCTGATGTGAATCAAATATTAGAAACAGGGTTCAAGACATTTATCTCACATTAAGAGCAGAGAGTAGAGGTGAATTTATATCCATTGGGCTCTTCTTGGATCTTCCATACAATAATGTTAGAAGCGCATGTTAAAGTGGGTAATGGGCAGGATGCCAAACAGTATTTTTGATTAAGTTCTTTGGCACAATATCCTGAGACCACAGCACTGTGCATGAAATATACTTGTGTGAGTTTTTAAACTTTATTTTCTATGATTAACATAACATTTCAATGGAATTCATAAATATCTTACCATTTTTAAAATTAATGAGTGTTATTATTTCCAAGTTTAATCTTTTCTTCATTTTTTACATCATAGCTGGCAACTCGTCTGTGATATCTATCAAGAAACAAACTGAAAGTTTACAATACATCAACTTTAGCATATTAAAAAGTTTGCTAGTTCACACATTCAACATCAGATGGaaaattcattttaacagctactGTTGAGTATTAGTAAGATTTTAATGCATATTTTTTCAATTGATCAAATAACTTAATTTCAGGGATTTTTGCTTTCTTAGTTACAGATTTTAAAGTTCATTTTAGGATGTTACAAAATTAAAGTCCACCTCTATACAGATAACTCACCCTAGAACCAGAAGAACAAGGATTACTGTCAGACTAAGAGATGAAAGGACCACTGCTACAATAGCCAGAGTAGTTGTGTTGTCATTTGGATCTTTTGGATGTTCCACAGCTAAAATGAAAGTACCACACCTTATCCCTTCATATCCTGAGAAACACCTGTAGAGAAATCCAGAGGTTTTACTTTATCAAAATCGAAATTAAATACCCAAAAATGGTGCTGCTGTTAATATTATAACTATGACTTAGGTTTTCTTTCCACAACAAAAATAAAGTACCTCGTGTAAAACATAAAGCTGCTTAAATCCAATGCAAGTAAAGTGGGAAACACTAAttaaatttctgacatttatccTGTACAGTGCAGTAAATTCATTACGGTAAAATGCATGAATTAATGTATTGTGTACTTTTCTGACACAATGGGGAAAATACTCAGATTTATTCGTATTTTTTCTAGATCGGGTGAAATACGTATGCGGCTGCATTTCACTTTACACATAATAAAATATATGTTTTCATCTCGATATTTCTGGAGTTTGATTTCAAAAGGTGCAAAATTAATTCGTAGCTTTTTCCTGGGTTTAGAAATTAAACACCAAATTTTCAGAAATTTGCACAATGTTTGTGTGTGGATTTCCGATAAGGATACGACTCTTTTAGCATCAATAACAGCAATAATAAATACAAGCAAACTGCGGTTGTTTAAATTTCAAGTAGTTATCCGTTTCCTCGTTTGCTTGGAAACTGTGAAGATATCCGCTTTGTCTAGACATGCTCCAGCACAGGTTATAAAATTAGCAAGGTAGTCGCTGTAGattttgcctgataaatctgtacCTTCTATGCTTTGAATACAGGTAATCAACATTTTATTTACAGGTTGAATATTCTATTCAGTGTAAAAGTAAATACCTGCATGCTACCTCCTTAATGTGCCGTAAGTACTGGCATTCCCCATGGATGCAGAAATCCTTGTACTTTCTGTAGCATGGATTTTTTTTACCCTTTCTCTTGCCACGTTTGTTTTTTCTTTCACGTTTCCCTTTGCGCTTCCCCTCATCGGTCACTGTCGAATTTTCCGCAGATTTATAAAAGGCCGCTAGTTTAAAATAAACAAACATTAGTGTCCACATAATTTTACTAAAAAAAGATGCACACGGCTCGTGTTTCCTGGAGCTTTTAATAGGAGACTTCGCGAAGATACCCTTCCCCCAACAACACATGGACGCGCATTGTTCAGGTTTAAGAGGAACTCTGCCACCAAAGGAAAACTTCACCGTAATTTCGTTAAAGATGTTTGGTTAAATGTACCTTGCGAGTTTTCGAAAACTCGGTCAGCTGGTGGGCGCTCCACTGTCTGTGTAGTCGGTTCCTGCTCAAGCACCCCTCCTAGGATGGTCAGAATATCCTTCTCTTCCCTCCTGCGGCTCCGAGTGACTTCACTTTCATAGCCATCGATCGCCGCTCCCACCGCAGGATTGCAGGAAACTGCGCGAAAACAATGCCCTTGAAATTTAAGCAATAATGGGAACTCttttaagatttaaaaaaaagctttatcATAAACAGGTTGCGGGGAAAGCGCACATGGAAAAGAGAAAGAGTGGAGTGGCAACTCCGCTTGGTGTAACGTGAAGCAATAAATGCTCAGAAAGTGAAGAAGCCAATGAATACATTTACTCCAGTGACCTGCTATTCAAAATAAGCAGACGGTTTTTCATGTGGTAAGATGTCCTTTCTACCCACTGCCACATCAGGATAGAATTTCAAACAATACCACTGGTCTTGCCCTGTTTCATCTTTCAGCTCTGGAAACCGGCAGTGGGTTTCGATGTAAAAAAAAGTCACTTACCTGCGGCGAGAACAAGGAGCGTCGCTGCGAACCAAATCCTCATGCTGCGCTGCGAGAACGTTAATAAAAAGTGACAAACTGTTCCTTTCCTTCGAAGTTGTGCACTTCTAAAGCAACAAATGCCGCCCGCTTTGTTTTGATCGCGTTGTCCTCAGAAGTTGCCGAAAGAAGTCCCACTCCCGAATAACCAGTTTGGTTCTGGCACcttaattttaaataaatatgtGACGGCAGTAAGGGGCCGGGGCAAATCCAGACAAGAGATTTGTTAAATGTCTCGAGTACTATTCATATTCCTTGCAGGCTGGCGGCGAGTTAAGAATAACTACAGTCAGCGACCTCTAGTTATATATACAGCCAACCGAACATGGATGACGCCCAGCTGACGTGCCACTTGAGAGCGCAGGACAGTTAAGCTTTGTTAGACCTGGCAGTGGATGACCGGCTTGCGACCACTCTCTCTGCGCAGCAAACCCTTACACTGTAAAAATTATTTGAATAAAAGCTACTTGGCACTACGAAACCAAATCAAACTGAACAAATATTGCAATCAAAAGCACTATTTTTGCTAAATCATAAATACTGGCAGTTTCGTAGCCAGTTGTTATTCAACCAAGTTATACGAATAACACCAGACTTGGTGTTGCCCACTGCTACCGAGTGGGTGTACTGTGTGCACTGAGCTCAGACTTATAGTTGGGGACAGGCCATGTGTTGATCCTGTGCACAGCAAAGTTTAACTAGGGTTTTCCTGTGCGTTTCTGTGGTACCTGGCATAAACCTGCTACAGTTTATCCAAGATTATTTTGTTAATTATAGTTctgttgtttgtttatttagataCAGCATATCCTCCAATTTACTGTGAGAATTTGGAAAAGAAATACTGGGCAGAAGGTTTCTGAAGTCCACTCCACAGCTGTCCAAAAAGTTTCAATTAACCCATCTGCCAAGGCCAATTTTGGACAAGAATTTTACTTCTCTGGGACAATGTCTGTTGAAGAAAAGGTTTCTTTCTCCACTCTTAAAGGCTCAAACTACCTCTAAGATTGTTCTATGGAAGCACAATTTTGGCCACATCATTTTCTGGTGTTATTGACGGCACcccacctctccccatctcccccagaGATTGAGCCTTCCCTGTCGCCTCCtgtcatattctttcttcctcaGCTCTCTACCTcctccacctatcagctccctgGTTCTCACATCATACCACTCCCACACCTTCTACattccccctcacttggtttcacctatcacctgccagcttttactcctccctctcctcctttgGTTTCTGCCCCTtccgttccagtcctgatgaaagatctcacccaaaacatcaaatgtttattcctctccactaatgctgcctgacttcttgGTTcttccagctttgtgtgtgtgttgctcaggttttccaacacctgcagaatctcgaGTCCAGGAGCCTCCTCTTCTCTCTTGGCTGTAGAATTCCGAAGGTTCAGCATCCTCTAGATGAGGAAGTTTCTTCTCATTTAGGCCCGGAATGTTCCTTCTATTTTGACTCTGTGGACCCTAGTCTGGACACCCAGTTTGGGGAAATATCAGATCTACACTTACATGGCCAAGCCCCGAAAGAATTTTGCATAGCTCTTTCCCCTAACTAGCaatggtggcacagtagtgtagtggttagcacaatgccttacagtgccagagacccgggtttaattcctgccaccGCCCGTagggagtttatacgttctccccattactgtgtgggttttctctgggtgctccagtttcctcccacagtctaaagacctactggttggtaggttaattggtcattgtgaattgccctgtgattaggcgacgattaggccagaagggtctactccattctgcatcacaataaataaataaataactctgGGCAACATAGGCCATGTTTACTTAATCTTGCTTCATGGGTGATTCCGTTCTTCCCAGGAATCATCATATGAACCTTCACCTCACTCCTACTACCAACCTAccaccctctactgtgcctattgtcttgtttattatttattgtaatgcctgcactgttctgtttACTTTATGCattcctgggtaggtctgtagtctagtgtagttttgtgctgttttatgtagtttagtgtagtttttgtattgtttcacgtAGCacaatggtcctgaaaaacgttgtctcatttttactgtgtactgtaccagcagttatggttgaaatgacaataaaaagtgacttgacttccaATGCACGTATATCCAGGGGCAGACTCACCAGGAACATATAATTGCAGCAAGATATCTTATTCTTGTGCAATAAgatacaacatcatatttccttTCTCATTGCCTGCTGTAACAGCTTGTTCCCtttaccaccaccaccccccccccccattccggAAGTTTGAATAGAGGAAGAGAATAATTTGGAGAGAAATCAGGATGATAAATTTCAGCATGACTGAGGGAAGTCTGAACTGAGGGGAATATTCAGATAGTTGTAGAAAAAAGCATAGGCACCATTATGCGTGTGTGCTGTCAGAGTATGTCTTCTGTGTGttttgctgtgtgtgtgtgtcctgagTATTTCCATCTGAGCCCAGCCTCCAGTCAGTTTGGACCTCCTCGCCTGTGGATCAACCTCACGCCATAAAGACAATATGGTACCTCGTGTATCAATCATCCTGCCTTAATAGAATTCTCACACAAGCACATTTTACACAATTCAGAAGTCCTCAGTATCAACTGTATTTACATTTGTCATTTTAAACACAATTAAATCCCTGACAGACCTTTCCTAAAATGGAGTCTAGAGGGGTAGGAGTGGGTTGGGGATGGAACAGCACATGACTGGGTGAAGTTTAGCAAGGGAATTGTGGAGAGCCATTTCCTCACAACCTCCCTCTCAAAATACCATTCTGTCCACCACTTCCTTCaaaaggaaagaaaatacaaaaagtcaGAGGAAAATAGAGAAAGATAGGTAGGAGTCCTAACCTTCCTGAAATGACAGGGAGTTTCCTGGAATAGACTTTTTCTCCCATTGAGGAGCAGTGATTTAGATTTATCAGTCTAATGCATCTCCCATCTTCCAGCTGTCGCTCCACAACACCATTGACTGCAGTTGGAGAAGTACCTGGATAGGCGGTATAGGTCTGCAGAAGGTAGTAACTGCACTAACTTGAGGCTATACCTACTTGGCAACATCCCTATCGATCTATCAATGGCAGATACACTTGTCCACAATTACCTTAGTAGATGTACCCACCTCATGTGGAAGCAAAGACCTGTCTTCACACCGACGACACCCTGTATTATGTTATGCTGGCAGTTGAAAGTTCCACATCACAAAATGACATGAGACCAGCAGCAGCAGCACGAATGTACACTcaaaggccactttattagatacatcagtTCATCAATGCagatatccaatcagccaatcatgtagcagcaactcaacgcataaaagcatgtagacatggtcaagagactctattgttcagaccaaacatcagaatggggtggAAATGTGACCTAGGCAACTTTGACCATAGAGTGATTGtcagtgccagatggagtggcttgaggatctcagaaactgctgacgtcctgggattttcacgtacaacagTCTCAAAAGTTTATggagaattgtgcaaaaaaacaaaaaaaaatctactgaGCAACGGTTCTATAGGCAAGCACGTCTCTTTAATGAGAAaaatcagagaagaatggccagactggttcaagctaacagaaaggtgacagtaactcaaattacaacattacaacagtggtgtacagaagaacaACACATCGAAtctggaagtggatgggctatagcagcggAAGATACCTAAAAAAGTGGCTACCAAGTGCACGAATGACATTATAGTCTTTGGTCTAGTATTAGCATGCTGGATGTTACCATTGACCAGAAATACAACTTGTCATTAATTGTGGTAGACAatatggggcagcatggtagtgtgaTGGTTAGCATATGCCTTCAACGACCcatgttcaattccactgctgtcagtacggagtttgcaagttctccccatGAGCACATTGGTTTTCTCTGGACGTTCAGGTTtattccacattccaaaggcatatgggttagCAGGTTACTTGGTCTCATGGGCATAATTGGGCAGTCGAGACCCATTGGGCTGGataggcctgttactgtgctgtatctctaaataaaaaaaataaaaacaattaaaCAGTTAATGAGAGAAGGAAATTTAAGTACATCACCATCTTCAGGACACACTCGTGGGTGATGTAGCTGCAAGAGCAGGTCAGAAGCTCAGTATCCTGCTTTGATGGATTTACTTCCTGAAATCCTCAGGACCTACAAGGGTCAAATGAGGAATATGAGGGAATGTTTCCTCCATATCTGGAGGCATGCACCTGTAACAGcacttaaaaaaaatcacaccatccaggacaaagcagtcAACTTGATCCACCACCCTAAATATTCATTTTCTCCACCACCTCTGTGCACTACCTACAAGACATACTGCACTTATGCTGCTAGCCAACTCTGACCTTTGAATCCTGTGACCTCTACCGAGATGGTCAAGGACAACAAACACGTAGGAACACTATCAACTGCATGCTCCCCTCCAAGTTCCACATCTTACCTTCTTGACTCAGaagtatatcactgtgctttcgtcatAACAAGCTGTTCAAAATTGCAGCTCATTTCCGCTTTCATAAGGGCAGTAAGGATGGGGATTAGCCTTACAGTGACAATCATATCCTGTGCAGTGAATTTTTAAAAAGGGCCATGTATTCAGGACATCACATGAGTAAACTTACAGGAATCCCTCAAATAAGAGCTAGCAACCTTATTGGTATaagaagcagaaaaaaaattatgagTAAAGAAGCAATGAAGGACAGAAAGAGACGAAGAGATACAAAGAACAAGAGACATCCACAACAGTTATAAGTCTACATTGTTTTTTAATGACATGGTGATTGACATTTTATAGTTAAAAtatgtaattaataattatataaTATTCAATCACCCATGGCGTTGAAGACATCATGTACTTTTCCTGTAATATTCTAGACAAATACCTAAAACCAAAGCTGCCCATTTGCAATCTGATCTTGTTCTAGGGTTTGATATGCTTTATAATGCATACTTAGATTCAGTAACATTTTGAATCATATAATATGACGCAGCTTTCCTTACAGTGCCGTGTCAAGGAAATTGCACTTCAAATGAGGTaatcaggatgaggcttttcattccaggacgaaggagatgtccttttttaaagaaaggggcttcccttcctctgctctcaaacacatctctctcatttcacgcacatctgctctcaccccatcctcccattaggaatagagttccccttgtcctcacctaccaccccaccagcctccgggtccaacatattattctccgtaacttccaccacctccaacgggatcctaccactaagcacatttccccccccccctgctttcggcagggatcactccctacgcgacccccttgtccatttgtccccccctccatcccttcccaccaatctccctcccggcacttatccttgtaagcggaacaagtgctacgcatgcccttacacttcctccctccccaccattcagggccccaga contains the following coding sequences:
- the LOC140200462 gene encoding proheparin-binding EGF-like growth factor isoform X1 → MRIWFAATLLVLAAGHCFRAVSCNPAVGAAIDGYESEVTRSRRREEKDILTILGGVLEQEPTTQTVERPPADRVFENSQAAFYKSAENSTVTDEGKRKGKRERKNKRGKRKGKKNPCYRKYKDFCIHGECQYLRHIKEVACRCFSGYEGIRCGTFILAVEHPKDPNDNTTTLAIVAVVLSSLSLTVILVLLVLGYHRRVASYDVKNEEKIKLGNNNTH
- the LOC140200462 gene encoding proheparin-binding EGF-like growth factor isoform X2 produces the protein MRIWFAATLLVLAAVSCNPAVGAAIDGYESEVTRSRRREEKDILTILGGVLEQEPTTQTVERPPADRVFENSQAAFYKSAENSTVTDEGKRKGKRERKNKRGKRKGKKNPCYRKYKDFCIHGECQYLRHIKEVACRCFSGYEGIRCGTFILAVEHPKDPNDNTTTLAIVAVVLSSLSLTVILVLLVLGYHRRVASYDVKNEEKIKLGNNNTH